In a single window of the Hypanus sabinus isolate sHypSab1 chromosome 15, sHypSab1.hap1, whole genome shotgun sequence genome:
- the LOC132405321 gene encoding general transcription factor II-I repeat domain-containing protein 2-like isoform X1, producing MENSKKRKVTEENRTFNDTWTDSFAFTVDETGLPVCLICNEKLANNKKSNVARHFQNKHTAFAQKYPDGDERKKAVSELMRKVDLSKNHFQKWMKSGKSTTYVSYIAAQEIVRHGKQFTDGEYIKESFIKISEHLFTDFKNKSEIVQKIRDMPLSAKTVKDRTIKMAEDITRQQIKDINSAVAYSIACDESKDKGDIEQIALFCRYVNSAGPQEELIELIPLKDQTRGEDICEAVLNCLRAKGIKTTHLVSVATDGAPNMTGTHKGFVALLQKSLDRKLLTFHCILHQEALCAQTFPPECTEVMDVVIQIVNKIMAKSLNHRQFRLLLDELESAYSDLLLHNKIRWLSKGEVLKRFVACLEEVKTFLGSKGLNFPELEQPEWLEKLHFMVDMTAHLNTLNTALQRGKDVQPCTCWRMFWHSSAS from the coding sequence atggagaattctaaaaaaagaaaagtgactgaagaaaacagaacgtttaatgatacgtggacagattcatttgctttcactgttgacgagactggtttaccggtatgcttaatatgcaatgagaaactagcaaacaacaaaaagtcaaatgtcgcaaggcatttccagaataaacacacagcctttgctcaaaaatatccggatggagatgagagaaaaaaagccgtttcggaactgatgcggaaggttgatctgagcaaaaatcatttccagaaatggatgaagtctggaaaatcaacgacatacgtcagttatattgccgctcaggaaatagtcaggcacgggaagcagtttacagatggtgaatatataaaagaatctttcattaagatttcagaacatctattcacggactttaaaaacaagagtgaaattgtgcagaaaatcagggatatgcccctctctgcaaagactgtcaaagacagaaccataaaaatggcagaagacatcacaagacagcaaattaaagacatcaattcagctgtggcctactcgattgcctgtgacgagtctaaagacaaaggtgatattgaacaaatagcgttgttctgccggtatgtaaactctgccgggccacaggaagaactgattgagttgatacctctaaaagaccaaacacggggggaggacatctgtgaggctgtcttgaattgtttaagagccaaaggaataaagaccacccatctggtgtcagtagctactgatggggcaccgaatatgacgggaacgcacaagggatttgtggctttactgcagaagtcgctggacagaaagctgctgacttttcactgcatcttgcaccaagaggcactgtgcgctcaaacatttcctccggaatgcacagaagtaatggatgttgtcattcagattgtcaataaaataatggcaaaaagtttaaatcaccgtcaattccgtttgttactggacgagctggaaagcgcatattctgatctcctgctgcacaacaaaatccggtggctgtccaaaggggaggtgctgaagcgatttgtcgcgtgtctggaagaagtgaaaactttcctgggcagcaaagggctcaactttcctgagctggaacagccagagtggctggaaaagctacacttcatggtagacatgacagcgcacctgaacacgctgaacacagctcttcaacggggtaaggacgtacagccctgcacatgttggaggatgttttggcattcgagcgcaagttga